One part of the Candidatus Campbellbacteria bacterium genome encodes these proteins:
- a CDS encoding DoxX family protein, producing MEISNKLANLSALLGRILIGGLFAFGGITSALNYEGFLQAVESGFSFWPHFFAIGALLIKILGGLSLVFGLWTRWGLIALIVFTVLATIIYHPVATDPIGFSKNLMLLGGLLAYFGFGPGRYAIDSR from the coding sequence ATGGAAATAAGCAATAAATTAGCAAATTTATCTGCCCTTCTCGGAAGGATACTTATAGGTGGTTTATTTGCGTTCGGCGGAATAACATCTGCTCTTAACTATGAAGGATTTTTACAAGCAGTTGAATCAGGTTTTAGTTTCTGGCCGCACTTCTTTGCAATAGGAGCATTGTTAATTAAAATCTTGGGAGGTCTTTCTCTCGTGTTTGGACTTTGGACAAGATGGGGCTTAATCGCTCTCATTGTATTCACAGTATTGGCAACGATAATATACCACCCCGTAGCAACCGACCCAATAGGATTCTCTAAGAACCTTATGCTGTTGGGAGGACTTCTCGCATACTTTGGTTTTGGACCTGGCAGATACGCGATTGATTCAAGATAG